One window of Mauremys reevesii isolate NIE-2019 linkage group 4, ASM1616193v1, whole genome shotgun sequence genomic DNA carries:
- the ZBTB25 gene encoding zinc finger and BTB domain-containing protein 25: MRGAPGPRARASRGRLPGPTAAQAGASPRNAMDTASHSLVLLQQLNMQREFGFLCDCTVAIGDVYFKAHRAVLAAFSNYFKMIFIHQTSECIKIQPTDIQPDIFSYLLHIMYTGKGPKQTVNPSRLEEGIRFLHADYLSHIAIKMNQMLSPETMQSSNLYGIQISTAHKATKEGLRAKENLTNASNRSANQGDHPQLQLSLAIGLDEGTLEQQITHPSTQAAGAVKPVEELQKSSVSIKQEKCDPEPVVSQSHTSPSPDVSKTNLNMHLCHYCGECFDSHGNLREHLHTHVSGSLPFGIPASILESNNLGEVQPVTEKGEAIESHRLGGFLMKENGHPSEHPSHTNTEPLQYGQVSLISKDTEPVELNCNFSFSRKRKISCTVCGHKFLRKSQLLEHMYTHKGKQYKYNRCQRFGNPVAHRFHPYCDSWSDCTVKSSRLSQDHLDSSCAVESDLAPENVDAILVE; the protein is encoded by the exons ATGAGAGGCGCGCCAGGGCCCCGTGCACGCGCGAGCCGCGGCCGCCTCCCCGGGCCAACAGCGGCgcaggctggagcctccccccG AAACGCCATGGATACAGCTAGTCACAGTCTAGTCCTCCTGCAGCAGTTGAACATGCAGCGTGAGTTTGGTTTTCTCTGTGACTGTACAGTTGCAATAGGAGATGTTTACTTCAAGGCCCACAGAGCAGTGCTAGCTGCTTTTTCAAACTACTTTAAGATGATATTTATTCACCAGACAAG cgAATGCATAAAGATTCAGCCTACAGATATCCAGCCAGACATATTCAGCTACTTGTTGCACATCATGTACACTGGAAAAGGTCCAAAGCAGACAGTCAACCCCAGCCGGCTGGAGGAGGGCATTCGATTTCTCCATGCAGACTACCTTTCCCATATTGCGATTAAAATGAACCAGATGCTTTCCCCAGAGACGATGCAGTCTTCAAACTTATATGGAATTCAGATCTCAACCGCACACAAAGCAACAAAGGAAGGTCTTAGAGCAAAAGAAAATCTGACAAATGCCAGCAACAGGTCTGCTAACCAGGGCGATCACCCACAGTTACAGCTCTCACTTGCCATTGGACTAGATGAAGGTACCCTCGAACAACAGATCACCCATCCTTCCACccaagcagctggggctgtcaAACCGGTGGAGGAGCTTCAGAAATCATCTGTGTCTATAAAGCAGGAGAAATGTGACCCCGAGCCAGTGGTGTCCCAAAGTCACACGTCACCCTCTCCAGATGTTTCTAAAACTAATCTCAACATGCATTTATGTCATTACTGTGGGGAGTGTTTTGATTCCCATGGCAATTTGCGGGAACACCTGCACACTCACGTCTCCGGCTCACTTCCCTTTGGCATCCCAGCCTCCATCCTGGAGAGCAATAACCTCGGTGAAGTGCAGCCTGTTACTGAAAAGGGGGAAGCTATTGAAAGTCACCGGCTCGGTGGCTTCCTAATGAAAGAGAATGGGCATCCATCAGAACATCCAAGCCATACTAACACAGAACCGTTACAGTATGGACAGGTGTCGCTAATCTCCAAAGACACTGAGCCTGTGGAGTTAAACTGCAACTTCTCTTTTTCAAGAAAGAGAAAAATCAGTTGCACAGTCTGTGGCCACAAATTTCTCCGAAAGAGCCAGTTGCTGgaacacatgtacacacacaaagggaaacaatACAAATACAACCGATGCCAAAGGTTTGGTAATCCAGTAGCCCACAGGTTTCATCCTTATTGTGACAGTTGGTCTGACTGTACAGTAAAAAGTTCCAGGCTCTCTCAAGATCACCTAGATTCATCATGTGCAGTGGAGTCTGATCTTGCTCCAGAAAATGTCGATGCAATCCTCGTAGAATAG